From Argopecten irradians isolate NY chromosome 2, Ai_NY, whole genome shotgun sequence, the proteins below share one genomic window:
- the LOC138316160 gene encoding protein shisa-4-like isoform X2, whose product MGWCDSLLLIVSGLLSLGYRVKGDAFCQNDDYPSISTWCYGDDAYCCYSGSGTCCYHTFVYQYWWFWSIWVIIFFFVVSCVICLRRRRARQNYIRFGQPEYGSRTVVATTTTTNVPVAYPQAYPPQQGYPQPPQQGGGYPNPPQQAGGYQQSPAAPPTYSAAAPPEYTHPEKSAPPLYNN is encoded by the exons ATGGGGTGGTGCGATTCTTTACTGCTGATCGTTTCTGGACTCTTATCCCTGGGGTACCGGGTCAAG GGAGACGCTTTTTGTCAAAATGACGACTACCCGTCGATTAGCACGTGGTGTTATGGAG ACGATGCATACTGCTGTTATTCCGGTTCTGGTACCTGTTGCTATCACACATTTGTCTACCAGTACTGGT GGTTCTGGTCAATCTGGgtcatcattttcttttttgttgtaAGCTGTGTCATCTGCTTACGCCGTCGACGGGCTCGTCAGAACTACATTCGCTTTGGACAGCCCGAGTATGGAAGTAGGACGGTCGTGGCCACAACAACGACAACAAATGTTCCGGTGGCATATCCACAAGCCTATCCCCCACAACAGGGCTACCCACAGCCTCCCCAGCAAGGTGGGGGCTATCCAAATCCTCCCCAACAGGCAGGGGGCTACCAACAATCCCCAGCGGCCCCTCCAACTTACTCAGCCGCAGCTCCTCCGGAATACACCCATCCAGAG AAATCTGCCCctccactttacaacaactaa
- the LOC138316160 gene encoding protein shisa-5-like isoform X1: MGWCDSLLLIVSGLLSLGYRVKGDAFCQNDDYPSISTWCYGDDAYCCYSGSGTCCYHTFVYQYWWFWSIWVIIFFFVVSCVICLRRRRARQNYIRFGQPEYGSRTVVATTTTTNVPVAYPQAYPPQQGYPQPPQQGGGYPNPPQQAGGYQQSPAAPPTYSAAAPPEYTHPEKSAPPLYQQ; encoded by the exons ATGGGGTGGTGCGATTCTTTACTGCTGATCGTTTCTGGACTCTTATCCCTGGGGTACCGGGTCAAG GGAGACGCTTTTTGTCAAAATGACGACTACCCGTCGATTAGCACGTGGTGTTATGGAG ACGATGCATACTGCTGTTATTCCGGTTCTGGTACCTGTTGCTATCACACATTTGTCTACCAGTACTGGT GGTTCTGGTCAATCTGGgtcatcattttcttttttgttgtaAGCTGTGTCATCTGCTTACGCCGTCGACGGGCTCGTCAGAACTACATTCGCTTTGGACAGCCCGAGTATGGAAGTAGGACGGTCGTGGCCACAACAACGACAACAAATGTTCCGGTGGCATATCCACAAGCCTATCCCCCACAACAGGGCTACCCACAGCCTCCCCAGCAAGGTGGGGGCTATCCAAATCCTCCCCAACAGGCAGGGGGCTACCAACAATCCCCAGCGGCCCCTCCAACTTACTCAGCCGCAGCTCCTCCGGAATACACCCATCCAGAG